The following are from one region of the Arcobacter defluvii genome:
- a CDS encoding TonB-dependent receptor plug domain-containing protein produces MKKTIIYSTLIASILCASENEQFTLGQIDISEQKDVNNSTEILSEDIQLHNYTDISEALSNTSGVYLSNTGARAEKTISIRGFNSTRVAVFMDGIPMYVPYDGNFDYGRFTTADLSKIDISKGFSSVKYGANTMAGVINLVSKKPTKEFEGDISLGTTFDNDFGLSQYTTALNLGTKQDKYYLQFSGSIKDRDHFDLSDDYKATSNQPEGERLHSSSNDKKYSLKAGWTPTDESEYAIMYSKIDGEKEQQNTTIDDNSLSRSRYWNWPQWDKEGFYAFTDNKLGDNYLKTRWFYDKFDNYLENYNTDWKKVTWGSRYEDYSYGTSVEFGMPFKNHELVSSVSYKYDSHKGYDENDVKNEDYADKTVSLALEDTYSLTDSLALVTGISYDRLDDDKIWDEDGTFNIGSMDSFNPQIGLFYDINEQQKVSFTISRKTHLPTMKERYSEKMGEGLANPDLDAEKATHYEISYSNMLTSNFDVKTNLFLSDYKDAIQSVNVGSLTQNQNIGDFRHKGVELELNSYFDKFSSGINYTYIDIEDRDDSEYKRTGIAKHATFLYAKYDILKDLYIYANLKNEKDIYLQYRNNTYDKSNFTTVNTKLSYEYKDITFEAGVKNLFDENYYYDLGFYEPGREYFFNMKYSF; encoded by the coding sequence ATGAAAAAAACAATTATCTACTCAACACTAATAGCATCTATTTTATGTGCTAGTGAAAATGAACAATTTACACTAGGACAAATTGACATCAGTGAACAAAAAGATGTAAATAATTCAACTGAAATTCTTAGTGAAGATATTCAGTTACATAACTATACTGATATCTCAGAAGCATTAAGTAACACATCAGGTGTTTATTTATCAAATACAGGAGCAAGAGCTGAAAAAACAATCTCTATTAGAGGTTTTAATTCTACAAGAGTTGCTGTATTTATGGATGGTATTCCTATGTATGTTCCTTATGATGGTAATTTTGACTATGGAAGATTTACAACTGCTGATTTATCTAAAATTGATATCTCAAAAGGTTTTTCATCTGTTAAATATGGTGCAAATACAATGGCTGGAGTTATAAATCTTGTATCAAAAAAACCTACAAAAGAGTTTGAAGGAGATATAAGTCTTGGTACAACTTTTGATAATGATTTTGGATTAAGTCAATATACAACTGCTCTAAACTTAGGGACAAAACAAGATAAGTATTATTTACAATTTTCTGGAAGTATAAAAGATAGAGACCATTTTGATTTATCTGATGATTATAAAGCAACTTCAAATCAACCAGAAGGTGAAAGACTTCACTCAAGTTCAAATGATAAAAAATATAGTTTAAAAGCTGGTTGGACACCAACTGATGAGAGTGAATATGCAATTATGTATTCTAAAATTGATGGTGAAAAAGAACAACAAAATACTACAATAGATGACAATTCATTAAGCCGTTCAAGATATTGGAATTGGCCACAATGGGATAAAGAAGGATTTTATGCTTTTACAGATAATAAATTGGGAGATAATTATCTAAAAACTAGATGGTTCTATGATAAATTTGATAATTATTTAGAAAATTATAACACAGATTGGAAAAAAGTAACTTGGGGAAGTAGATATGAAGATTATAGTTATGGAACATCTGTAGAATTTGGTATGCCATTTAAAAATCATGAATTAGTATCTTCTGTTAGTTATAAATATGATTCTCATAAAGGTTATGATGAAAATGATGTAAAAAATGAAGATTATGCAGACAAAACAGTTTCTCTAGCACTTGAAGATACATACTCTTTAACTGATTCATTGGCACTTGTTACAGGAATTAGTTATGATAGATTAGATGATGATAAAATCTGGGATGAAGATGGAACTTTCAACATAGGAAGTATGGATAGTTTTAATCCACAAATTGGTCTTTTCTATGACATAAACGAACAACAAAAAGTAAGCTTCACAATTTCAAGAAAAACTCATCTACCAACAATGAAAGAGAGATATTCTGAAAAAATGGGAGAAGGTTTAGCTAATCCTGATTTAGATGCAGAAAAAGCTACTCATTATGAAATTTCTTATTCAAATATGCTTACTTCAAACTTTGATGTTAAAACAAATCTATTTTTATCAGATTATAAAGATGCAATACAATCAGTAAATGTTGGTAGTTTAACTCAAAATCAGAATATTGGAGATTTTAGACACAAAGGAGTTGAACTAGAATTAAACAGTTACTTTGATAAGTTCTCATCAGGAATCAACTACACATATATAGATATTGAAGATAGAGATGATAGCGAATATAAAAGAACTGGAATAGCTAAACATGCAACCTTTCTTTATGCTAAATATGACATCCTAAAAGATTTGTATATTTATGCAAATTTGAAAAATGAAAAAGATATATATCTTCAATATAGAAATAATACTTACGATAAAAGTAATTTTACAACTGTTAACACAAAACTTTCATATGAATATAAAGATATAACTTTTGAAGCTGGTGTGAAAAACTTATTTGATGAAAATTATTACTATGATTTAGGATTTTATGAACCAGGTAGAGAATACTTTTTCAATATGAAATATAGCTTCTAA
- a CDS encoding TonB-dependent receptor plug domain-containing protein, whose amino-acid sequence MKTNYLRNKTFNLVATTAILLANNVTTLQADETNFAIDQINIEDSSYSDYESREDLKLSSTKNLYRVEKTAQFGTEVITQEEIKAQNPKDIFDLLNKTAGLDVTYQGRKHPYFVNMRGGGNITYILDGAILTGTADRILVKLPMSAIEEIQIVKSSTSLTLAPSIDIGASNSGSGNSIGFIIIRTKQPKKTEGVISTYYEKSESHPSANGQNIYVGTTFAKSDDLSGFVGGMVSRYDRPSNNEWFDGSDAKSGMINAGFTYNKLKMNLMGYKDEGMFEFQKGVDKTGAISTVEWYYDPLKTTILSLDGNYAWNENQITLFSLSNSEYKHTEYTPNAKDYEEKTKTYSLRHNMTFDDTLIQLGGQITNSKGNGSNLSYSYNSYDTSVYGGAISIEQGLFDNSLILNAGYRIDQKKIDHSTSAKNQTSYNNLKDANNNSDLPEAKVLALGAMYNFDNIHSLSVRYLKTNEGGGDFDLITNDGSELHEEKQDRFEVGIEGKYSKAFNPMITYFDVDIKNEKSVATDSSGNTLYYTDSSGNEYYYYNEEDSRRKGLEFAIKGTINGATTYKLSYTRMLDNTTDNEDSIGIDTPRDLYTAMISHTWDSYTFNVSAKKVSDYTSSSSAMGTSTNGDLGDYIRVDANVSKDFKIFNFDSIFKLYGRNITDENYATRYTTGYYYDRGRVIGAELSLLF is encoded by the coding sequence ATGAAAACCAATTATTTAAGAAATAAGACTTTTAATTTAGTTGCAACAACTGCAATTTTATTAGCTAATAATGTAACAACTTTACAAGCAGATGAAACAAATTTTGCAATAGATCAAATCAATATAGAAGATAGTAGTTACAGTGATTATGAATCTAGAGAAGATTTAAAACTATCAAGTACAAAAAATCTTTATAGGGTTGAAAAAACTGCACAATTTGGTACAGAAGTAATAACACAAGAAGAGATAAAAGCTCAAAATCCAAAAGATATTTTTGATTTATTAAATAAAACTGCTGGATTAGATGTTACTTATCAAGGAAGAAAACATCCATATTTTGTAAATATGAGAGGTGGAGGGAATATCACTTATATTTTAGATGGAGCAATTTTAACTGGTACTGCTGATAGAATTTTAGTAAAACTTCCTATGAGTGCAATTGAAGAGATTCAAATAGTTAAAAGTTCAACATCTTTAACTTTAGCTCCTTCAATAGATATTGGTGCATCAAATAGTGGTTCAGGAAATAGTATTGGATTTATTATAATCAGAACAAAACAACCTAAAAAAACTGAAGGTGTTATTTCTACATACTATGAAAAAAGCGAAAGTCATCCAAGTGCAAATGGTCAAAATATATATGTAGGGACAACTTTTGCTAAATCTGATGATTTAAGTGGATTTGTTGGAGGGATGGTATCAAGATATGATAGACCTAGTAATAATGAATGGTTTGATGGAAGTGATGCAAAATCAGGTATGATAAATGCAGGATTTACTTATAATAAATTAAAAATGAATCTTATGGGTTATAAAGATGAAGGGATGTTTGAATTTCAAAAAGGCGTAGATAAAACAGGAGCAATTAGCACAGTTGAATGGTATTATGACCCTTTAAAAACAACTATTCTTTCACTTGATGGTAATTATGCTTGGAATGAAAATCAAATAACTCTATTTAGTTTATCAAATAGTGAATATAAACATACAGAATATACTCCAAATGCAAAAGATTATGAAGAAAAAACAAAAACATATAGTTTAAGACATAATATGACTTTTGACGATACTTTAATACAACTTGGAGGACAAATAACAAATAGTAAAGGTAATGGTTCTAATTTATCATATAGCTATAATTCATATGATACAAGTGTATATGGTGGTGCAATATCTATAGAGCAAGGATTATTTGATAACTCCTTAATTTTAAATGCTGGATATAGAATTGATCAAAAAAAGATTGATCATTCAACATCAGCAAAAAATCAAACTTCCTACAATAATTTAAAAGATGCTAATAACAATAGTGACCTTCCTGAAGCAAAAGTTCTAGCTTTAGGAGCGATGTATAACTTTGACAATATACATTCACTTAGTGTTAGATATTTAAAAACAAATGAAGGTGGAGGAGATTTTGATTTAATTACAAATGATGGTTCTGAACTTCATGAAGAGAAACAAGATAGGTTTGAAGTTGGAATAGAAGGGAAATATTCAAAAGCTTTTAATCCAATGATAACTTATTTTGATGTTGACATAAAAAATGAAAAAAGTGTTGCAACAGATTCTAGTGGGAATACACTATATTACACTGATTCAAGTGGAAATGAATACTATTATTATAATGAAGAAGACTCAAGAAGAAAAGGTTTAGAATTTGCCATAAAAGGTACAATAAATGGAGCAACAACATATAAACTCTCTTATACAAGAATGTTAGATAACACAACAGATAATGAAGATAGTATTGGTATTGATACACCAAGAGATCTTTACACAGCTATGATAAGTCATACTTGGGATAGTTATACATTTAATGTTTCAGCTAAAAAAGTTAGTGATTATACAAGTTCATCTAGTGCAATGGGAACTTCTACAAATGGTGACTTAGGAGATTATATAAGAGTTGATGCAAATGTTTCAAAAGATTTTAAAATCTTTAATTTTGATTCTATATTTAAACTTTATGGAAGAAATATTACTGATGAAAACTATGCAACTAGATATACAACAGGTTATTACTATGATAGAGGAAGAGTAATAGGTGCTGAATTAAGCCTATTATTTTAA
- a CDS encoding ABC transporter substrate-binding protein: MLRIFIISVVFQIMLVAQIKTVIDMFNKEVEIPSTVKKIYAPSPYGSLALYAMDSSLLAGWIFEIDSKNYPYLSENMKTLPVIGRVFGTGQRANLEVLLSQHPDLILMWSHNDEISQKEEEQLKLLNSPIIYVKEKNLFDYPNIFKFLGDTLNLEKRGEELASYTQNVFNKVEKTLKEIPNEKRPKVYYAQGVDGLATECNDSIHVELLQIVGDVNIHRCQTSSHKGFEKISMEKVIQYNPDVILIQEKIFFENIKNSELWKDIKAVKNNKVFLIPKKPFNWFDRPPSFMRILGLQWLMANLYPEYYIFNKNEEIKKFYKLFLNVSITDEQISNILNDL, from the coding sequence ATGTTACGTATTTTTATTATAAGTGTGGTTTTTCAAATTATGTTAGTAGCTCAAATAAAAACAGTTATTGATATGTTCAATAAAGAGGTTGAAATTCCCTCAACAGTAAAAAAGATTTATGCTCCATCACCTTATGGCTCACTTGCATTATATGCGATGGATTCATCTTTACTTGCAGGATGGATTTTTGAAATTGATTCAAAAAACTATCCGTATTTAAGTGAAAATATGAAAACTCTTCCAGTTATTGGAAGAGTTTTTGGAACAGGACAAAGAGCAAATTTAGAAGTTTTATTATCCCAACATCCTGATTTAATACTTATGTGGTCGCATAATGATGAAATTTCACAAAAAGAAGAGGAACAACTAAAACTTTTAAACTCCCCAATTATTTATGTAAAGGAAAAAAATCTATTTGATTATCCAAATATTTTTAAATTTTTAGGAGATACTCTCAATTTAGAAAAAAGAGGTGAAGAATTAGCTTCTTATACACAAAATGTTTTTAATAAAGTTGAAAAAACCTTAAAGGAAATTCCTAATGAAAAACGTCCAAAAGTTTATTATGCCCAAGGTGTAGATGGACTTGCAACAGAATGTAATGATTCAATTCATGTGGAACTTTTACAAATTGTAGGAGACGTAAATATTCATAGATGTCAAACTTCAAGCCATAAAGGTTTTGAAAAAATTTCTATGGAAAAAGTTATTCAATACAATCCCGATGTAATACTAATTCAAGAAAAAATATTTTTTGAAAATATAAAAAATTCTGAACTATGGAAAGATATAAAAGCTGTAAAAAATAATAAAGTATTTTTAATTCCTAAAAAACCATTTAATTGGTTTGATAGACCACCTTCATTTATGAGAATTTTGGGACTTCAATGGCTAATGGCAAACTTATATCCAGAGTATTACATATTTAATAAAAATGAAGAAATCAAAAAGTTTTATAAACTATTTTTAAATGTATCAATTACAGATGAACAAATATCAAACATCTTAAATGATTTATAA
- a CDS encoding class I SAM-dependent methyltransferase: MNAHIKGAKDPKGFDNIVKEIFAPIYPVISQQIIEKTSLVEGKCLDAGCGTGALGRAFAKKTKMQITFFDKSPEMLNLSKQYVNDENLSNRSSFLFGDIHDIPCENESFDLVISRGSTPFWDDWSKAYDEIFRILKIGGQAYIGGGFGNKNLRNQIRKKMEEKEPNWRNSFKDRLEEKKETLPKIIKDLKPTYFEIIDNESGFWLYMKK; encoded by the coding sequence ATGAATGCACATATAAAAGGAGCAAAAGATCCTAAAGGTTTTGACAATATTGTAAAAGAAATTTTTGCACCAATATATCCAGTTATTTCACAACAAATTATAGAAAAAACCTCTTTAGTTGAGGGTAAATGCCTTGATGCAGGTTGTGGAACTGGAGCATTAGGAAGAGCTTTTGCGAAAAAAACAAAAATGCAAATCACATTTTTTGATAAATCACCTGAGATGTTAAATCTTTCAAAACAGTATGTAAATGATGAAAATCTATCTAATCGTAGTTCATTTCTATTTGGTGATATTCATGATATTCCTTGTGAAAATGAAAGCTTTGATTTAGTTATAAGTCGTGGCTCAACTCCATTTTGGGATGATTGGTCTAAAGCTTATGATGAAATTTTTAGAATCTTAAAAATTGGAGGTCAAGCTTATATTGGTGGTGGTTTTGGAAACAAAAATCTAAGAAATCAAATACGAAAAAAAATGGAAGAAAAAGAACCAAATTGGAGAAACTCTTTTAAAGATAGATTGGAAGAAAAAAAAGAGACTCTTCCAAAAATCATAAAAGATTTAAAACCAACATATTTTGAAATTATAGATAATGAGAGTGGATTTTGGCTCTATATGAAAAAATAA